In one window of Heterodontus francisci isolate sHetFra1 chromosome 47, sHetFra1.hap1, whole genome shotgun sequence DNA:
- the LOC137357145 gene encoding neuropeptide Y receptor type 1-like, producing the protein MDPKFNRSMKIPLASWPNISLLAEQFQFCSDSVSSTTFLIVAYSTVMAVGVIGNMCLVLVIMRQKEMRNVTNILIANLSCSDILISTICLPVTVIYTMMDRWILGAVLCKLTPFVQCMSVTVSILSLVLIALERHQLIINPTGWKPAVGHAYLAVAVSWLVGCFISLPFVSFNILTNEPYANVSFFLDTFEDHAACIEHWSSERQKLAYTTCLLVFQYGLPLLLMLTCYFRIFLRLRRRREMVDRARDVSRKVSHSRKINVMLASIVAAFGICWLPLTVFNTVFDWDHEAISICHHNLIFSLCHLTAMLSTCVNPVIYGFLNTNFQKEVKAMLYRCRCGGTSDSYESFPLSTVNTELSKASMRQ; encoded by the coding sequence ATGGATCCGAAGTTCAACCGTTCCATGAAAATTCCGCTAGCCTCCTGGCCAAACATTTCGCTGCTGGCAGAGCAGTTCCAGTTCTGCTCTGATTCAGTGAGTAGCACCACGTTCCTCATTGTGGCATACAGCACAGTCATGGCGGTAGGTGTGATTGGCAACATGTGCCTGGTCCTGGTCATCATGAGGCAGAAGGAGATGCGCAATGTCACCAACATCCTGATTGCCAACTTGTCATGCTCTGACATCCTCATCTCCACCATATGCCTACCGGTGACTGTGATCTACACCATGATGGACCGTTGGATCCTTGGTGCTGTGCTTTGCAAGTTGACCCCATTCGTTCAGTGCATGTCAGTCACTGTGTCCATCCTGTCCTTGGTCCTGATTGCTTTAGAGAGACACCAGCTGATCATCAACCCGACTGGCTGGAAGCCTGCGGTGGGACATGCCTATTTAGCAGTAGCCGTCAGCTGGTTGGTGGGATGCTTCATCTCCTTGCCCTTTGTGTCTTTCAACATTTTAACCAACGAGCCCTACGCAAATGTCTCCTTTTTCCTGGACACATTCGAGGATCATGCAGCTTGTATCGAGCATTGGTCTTCAGAGCGCCAGAAGCTGGCCTACACCACctgcctgctggtcttccagtacgGTTTGCCACTGCTGCTGATGCTGACCTGCTACTTCCGTATCTTTCTGCGTCTGCGTAGGCGCCGGGAGATGGTGGACCGGGCGAGGGATGTCAGCCGCAAGGTCAGCCACAGTCGGAAGATCAATGTCATGTTGGCATCTATTGTCGCCGCCTTTGGTATTTGCTGGCTGCCGCTTACCGTCTTTAACACTGTCTTCGACTGGGACCATGAGGCCATCTCCATCTGTCACCACAACTTGATCTTCTCCCTGTGCCACCTGACAGCCATGCTGTCCACCTGTGTCAACCCGGTCATCTACGGCTTCCTCAACACTAACTTCCAGAAGGAAGTGAAAGCCATGCTGTACAGATGTCGCTGTGGCGGAACCTCAGACAGCTATGAGAGTTTTCCTCTTTCCACAGTCAACACCGAGCTTTCAAAAGCTTCCATGCGCCAATAA